One window from the genome of Actinomycetes bacterium encodes:
- a CDS encoding fibronectin type III domain-containing protein: MLSVRVVAMGMAVPMALGLAAPNAALAAAEPGEVNASQRAKSAAKVTLKGPKNDPISGRSFRVKGKAFDSQRDKVTKAKVQIQHKKGKKWKTVVTTKTNKKGRYRSKLSLPNKKNKVKLRAKLVRPQRVKGAVSKTLRLAFRQPAVLLPSAPIAVRTASKALAVRLSWQAPEVQAGLTGYRIQSDSGSGWTDVVESTGNITTSYDVTVARGINYQFRVAAINENGQSPWSTVTAPDQAIDVIATLDIDDWIVGVAVMDGDIYAGVQDDNNDYVAQIDPVTFDIQRRLPVALADDEWILRFTADNGLFYFVTSHHSSSPDAEPDPRLLVMDAASGQVTSVTTLSQSLTLLGDLHASNGKLYLSLFGTGSSHGSTGRLVQIDPATGQELASVDEGQFYGNLTTVGRFIYASAHLDDSTHVTSVFDTETNALVKSIPVEFAGVSEDRVYLVESDTASSTIFVVDARDHTTLETLSVDAAVSSVAVADGYLYLGVADADLGVAGTSGNPEAGSAKSQVLIMERDSRQVVDKLVFDGLYGFVQNVGTAVIVGVFRGPGDADTYLIG, from the coding sequence ATGTTGTCAGTACGTGTTGTCGCAATGGGAATGGCTGTGCCGATGGCGCTGGGGCTAGCAGCACCTAACGCTGCACTCGCCGCAGCCGAGCCCGGCGAAGTCAATGCCTCGCAACGCGCGAAATCCGCGGCGAAAGTAACCCTTAAAGGCCCCAAGAACGATCCGATCAGTGGTCGTTCGTTCCGGGTGAAAGGCAAGGCTTTCGATTCCCAACGCGACAAGGTCACCAAGGCTAAGGTCCAGATCCAGCACAAGAAGGGCAAGAAGTGGAAAACCGTTGTCACCACTAAAACCAACAAGAAGGGTCGATACCGGAGCAAACTGTCGCTGCCAAACAAGAAGAACAAGGTCAAACTCCGCGCGAAACTGGTGCGGCCGCAGCGCGTGAAAGGCGCGGTTAGCAAAACTCTGCGACTCGCCTTCCGCCAACCAGCAGTCTTACTGCCGTCAGCACCGATAGCCGTGAGAACCGCCTCCAAGGCACTTGCAGTCCGGCTCTCCTGGCAGGCCCCCGAAGTCCAAGCTGGACTCACCGGCTACCGAATCCAATCCGATTCTGGCAGCGGTTGGACCGATGTGGTGGAGTCGACCGGCAACATCACCACCAGCTATGACGTGACTGTGGCCCGAGGCATCAACTACCAATTCCGCGTTGCTGCGATCAACGAGAATGGCCAGAGTCCCTGGTCAACGGTTACCGCACCGGACCAGGCGATCGATGTGATCGCGACGCTGGACATCGATGACTGGATTGTTGGCGTCGCGGTCATGGACGGCGATATTTACGCTGGGGTCCAAGACGACAACAACGACTACGTTGCACAGATCGATCCGGTGACCTTCGACATACAGCGGCGCCTTCCGGTGGCCTTGGCTGACGACGAGTGGATCTTGCGTTTCACTGCCGACAACGGCTTGTTCTACTTCGTGACTTCACATCACTCGAGCTCACCCGACGCCGAGCCTGATCCGCGACTGCTGGTCATGGACGCGGCAAGTGGTCAGGTGACCTCAGTGACGACGTTGTCGCAAAGTTTGACGCTGTTGGGTGACTTGCATGCCAGTAACGGCAAGCTCTATCTGTCGCTATTCGGAACCGGTAGCTCACATGGTTCCACTGGTCGGCTAGTACAGATCGATCCAGCAACTGGTCAGGAGCTTGCCTCCGTTGATGAGGGCCAGTTTTACGGGAACCTGACGACCGTCGGGCGATTCATCTACGCCTCCGCCCATCTCGATGATTCAACACACGTCACTTCGGTTTTCGACACCGAGACCAATGCTTTAGTCAAGAGCATCCCAGTGGAATTCGCTGGCGTCTCCGAAGATCGCGTGTACCTCGTCGAGTCCGACACCGCGTCCAGCACGATATTTGTTGTCGATGCTCGCGACCACACGACGCTCGAGACCCTGTCAGTAGACGCCGCTGTCTCCAGCGTGGCAGTCGCCGACGGCTACCTCTATCTGGGAGTCGCAGATGCCGATCTAGGAGTCGCAGGCACCTCAGGGAATCCGGAAGCCGGATCCGCCAAATCCCAGGTACTGATCATGGAACGCGACAGCCGACAGGTGGTCGACAAGTTAGTCTTCGATGGCCTCTATGGCTTTGTCCAGAATGTGGGCACTGCGGTGATCGTGGGGGTCTTCCGCGGCCCCGGTGACGCAGATACCTACCTCATCGGCTAG